gcgggcaaGCCGTAGAGTACACTAACAAAACCACTAACGTTTTGTctgaacttctagaaagtaaaaaatgaaccctaacgataattatgttcgattttgaaaatatcaatgacaataaagagaagaggcaATGGAGatgccatagaggagtataatgacaGTGTTTgttgggacttctagaaattataaaaacgaaacccatgaggataataaactctaaaaagtataagatctaatttttaaaggtttccaAAGAGAATGAATAAAAACCATGTAGATCGAGCCAGCAAATAAAAAAGGATATGACATAAGTAAATGAAAGCAATTGatgtgatttttaaaaatcataaaattagaaacacgggaatgataaggtttggtctttaaAGTCTCAAAACAACGAGAtgactatttaataaattaataattttaagtaaaatcatattaaaaataccACCAGCTAGTttgaagaagagggagagggatggagGTGGACGCGAGCGAGAGTCTCCCTTGCGCCACGTTTCTCGCGTCCCTTCTTCTCCGAGCCGCGTCAAACAAAACCAAACACCACCGtgcgagctctctctctctctctcccctccccctcctcctctttctctctcctccccttctcctctctctctccttccgcTGATTCCGTCACCGCCTCTCTCCCGCCGCCCACGCGGCCACCGGAACCCGCCACCGGGGACGGCGAATCCGGGGCGGCCCCGCCCCGAATCGGCGCCGCCCGCTCCCAGATCTCCCACCCCTTCCCCGGGGGCGCCTCCGCATGTCATGAGCCGCCCCCATTTGCCCAAAGACGACCACGCCTTCGCCAATGGGTTCTTGTTCGACGGCGTGGCCCGCCGCCCCGGCGAGatcgaggaggcggccgccttcgccgccgccgccgacgtggccATCACCATAGCCGCCGAGCAGTCCGGGTCCCCCTCGTcgtccacggcgccgccgatgTCGTCGTGCGGGCAGTACATGCTCCACCGGGTGGGCAAGCTCGACACCCTCGCCGGGATCGCTATCAAGTACGGCGTCGAGGTAATGCGACGGGAGTacactgaattttttttagggcctttttttttcactgctCCATATTGGAATACTCCATTAGAGAAGATATAAAATAACAGTCCTTAACTTCTAGCTGTTTTAGGTAGTAGTATGCCGTTTAGCTCTATATTGATTGGGAAATGATTTTGGAATGGTTTGCGCATTGTTTTTGTGGTGGTGTTGTAGGTAGCGGACATCAAGAGGCTGAATGGCCTATCAACTGACCTCCAGATGTTTGCGCACAAGACGCTGCGGATTCCGCTCCCCGGGAGGCATCCTCCGTCGTCTTACCAGCAGAACGGTTCATATGAGGGTGATGACAGGTAGTTAAAAATCATGACATCACTTTGCTCCCATCGCCAGCAAAATGCTGGACTTAGCATTGTCCGTTGTGGAGTTGTCCTCACTTATCAGCGATTGGCGCGTCACAGCACAGTGCTATATCTTTTATAGATTTACATGGAGTTTGGTAGTTATGAATTTGTCTGTAGCCAATTTCTCTCTATGATGTGCAGAGggcagttaattaattaggtggTTATATGACTTGGGATTTTGGCTTTGGGCTCCAAATACATGGCTAATAGTATGTTCTCTGTTTGTTCTTTTGCGATTGTTCACCTTCCACTATTATTTCCTGTATAACATCCATTGAGTGACCATAGTTATAGCTCAGAACATAAGATAAGCTAGGGCAGGAATGAATGAAGAGCATTAAAATGTAGAGAATATGGTAAAGAGAACACATTTCAGCCAAACCTGCAACTAGGTCCTAATCATCTTGTGCTCAGGGGGAGAGCCTTATTTAGGCCACACTGGGCCATATGGCCCTCCCAAGTCGATAAAATAACATTTGTACCATACTATAGGCTAATTACCTGCTATGGTTGCTCTTGGATAAGCAGACATCTCTCTAGCTCTTATATGCATTATCAGTTATAACAATATGATATTATTTCAGGGAATGTACTCCTCCACGTCGCCTTCATGATGATATATTGGATTCAGTTTTGAGAACACCAAAGCACAAGGCTTCACCAGCCATGAGCCTTCTGCAGGGGTACTATGGTCTCACACCACCTCCAAAGAAGGATACGACACATGAAGGCACAGAAATGGCAGTATATAGAAAAGGAAAATCTGTTTTCTTGGATGATGACCCATGGTTTGGAGAGCCGCCAGATTCCGACCCATTCCCTTTTCAACATAGGAAAACTAGAAGTCTTGCAATAGGTTCTTCTCTTCTGAATGGCGAGACTGAGGAGAATGGCGACAGCGAAAAGTTGATAAGGCGACGCCAGAAAGCTGATGGTGAGTTGTTACCTAGGGAAGAAAATGGTAGTAGTGCTGTCCTAGCAAGGGCTGGGAAAGGCCTGGCGTTGAGGCCTAAGTCGGGCAGTCGACAAGATTTGAACAAGAGCCAGCAGAATCTCATTGCATTGGCGGAGCCTTCTTTCGGTGATGGGTTGCATGCTGTAAGGAAATCGTCGAGCACTCCGGAGTTCCAAGAGCCAgagagcaacagcagcagcaccagtTCCTCCATATGGTCGACAAGCAAGTGGACCTTAAAACCAGACGCTTTcactctccctcttcccctccctctttttGACAACATTCCAAAGCCAATCGCTGCTTGGAGAAACAAGGCGGCTCGAGATTAGTAGCTTATAGTCTCTTGGTTTTGCACAACTCCTGTTCTAAAGCAAGGCCCTGTAAGCACCCCCGGAGGAGCTTCGGTTGACAACAGCTCTTCTGAGAGATGGAAGCAGAGCAGAGGACCTTGTGGACCTTGGTTACTTCTTCCTGGGTGGCTGGAGCACAACTCAGGAAGATCAAACACAGAGATGGTTCAGAGATTAGCTTCTGTTTTATGGTTCCCTTGTTATATTGGAGATGTTGCAACGAGTAGCAGCATCAGTTTCTTCAGTTAAGTTATAGATGACACAGAGCCTTGGATACTGAGGGTATTCTTTTGTACACAAATGCAGATAAATGTAGGGATCGAAAGGCGGCTATATATGTTGTATGTGTGAGAACTTCGCTGATATAGAAAAGTATCGTCATTATTTACCTTCCAAATGAGATTCGTTTTTGTTCTTTACTTTTTTGGCCTTGGTGGCTCAATTATAATCTCTTTTCCCACTGTGTTGCTTGCCAGTTGCCATTGCAATTACATGTACTCCACCTACAATCTGTGTTCTTTTCAGAGAACAACCTGACAGTTATTTTTGTCAGTTCATCGTAGTGAAATGCAAACAATCTctaaaaaatttcaaacaagTTTTTCTTCTCtagaaaagacaaaaaaaatgaatataaatGCTATAGAGAGATTCATTCATCAAATGGGCATGAATGCATGATATTGCATGCGAAAAGTTTCAGTATACCAGGCCAGCCAAAGCAGGGAGAAGAAGATCTGCAACGGCCCTCTGACATgacgggcccacatgtcggcctCTCGCCTCACATCTCTGCaacggccgccgctgccctccaccgcgccaaccaactctcctccgcctcctctcacCGCCGCCTCACGCACTTCGCCTTCTCCCACTCAcctccgccacgccgccgaTTTATACCCACCTCGTCATGCGCCTCCCCACCACCGAACCCTcccaaccccgccgccgccgccatggccgacgaCGAGGCTGCCGTCctcccgcccccgcctccgctGTCGCCGCCTTGCCGCCCCCACAGGCAGCTCCGCCCGAGGGGGTCTCGACCGACTGCTGATACCACCCCTCGCACTAGCCAGTTGGTCAGTGCAGCTTAGCTGATGTTGGCTGCTCTCCTCGTTGGCGCCgcctgcgtgcgtgcgtgcgtgcaggtACCAGGTGGAGGTGTTCGAGGCGGCGCTGCGGGGGAACACCATCGCGGTGCTCGACACGGGGTCCGGGAAGACCATGGTCGCCGTCATGCTCGCGCGCGAGCACGCACGCCGGGTGCGCGCCGggggggcgccgcggcggatcGTGGTGTTCCTCGCGCCCACCGTGCACCTCGTCCATCAggttgctttttcttttttttttttcatcaacatgtGAACAAATGGAGTGCGGACGATGTGTTCTGATCGGGAGCTGGTTGCTCTGCATTTGTGCTGTAGCAATTCGAGGTGATTCGTGAGTACACTGACCTCGACGTGATGATGTGCTCTGGAGCATCGCGGGTTGGCGAATGGGGCGCCGATCATTGGAAGGAGGAAGTTGGGAGAAATGAGGTAAGCGCCCGGGTTTACTGAACCTGCTCCTGCGCTATGCTTGAGGCAGCGATTTGCTTGATTGCGATGTACTGTGAATTGGCACATTTGGCGTGCCCACCAACTGAAGCCAGATGCAGGCTGAGGTTGCTACCAGCCTACCCATTAATAAATTTGAGAGTCATCAACTTGATGTTTTCTGAAGGGGCGTGCATATGAAATACTAGCTGATTTAGCACTCTGGTTCAAGATGAATTTTCTTTCATGTGTTGTCATTTCCTAGATTGAGATGCTGGTCTGAATCTGAGGGATATTGCAGTCCTACGCCACTTTGTTCAAAGTAGCTGAAGTTCTGTAACTTTGGGGTTCAATTTCTTAGATCCTTGCTATGTTAGTACCTATCGGACTTAATTACAGCTACTGAATTGGGCTTACGCATGCCATTGCTAACTTGGATCGGAAATACGTGTTTACGCTGACATTTGAGCGATGCATGCCTTTTGTGTTTCAGATCGTTGTTATGACGCCACAGATACTGTTGGATGCTCTGCGGCATGCTTTTCTGACAATGAGTGCAGTGAGCTTGCTAATATTTGATGAATGTCATCGTGCTTGTGGAAGCCATCCATATGCACGAATAATGAAGGTAGTAGAAATTTGGGGATCTGTCTTTTGCTTTGACAACATTGGTAGATAAGCTTTGGCTTGCAGTTTTTGTTATTACAGAAAGTTGCTTAGGATAACAGTATTTGTTTTAATAATCTGACATGGCaaatttgcttttgttttatgtCTCTCTTGAGTTCTAAAGGAATTTTATTTTGGGTCTCAGTGGAGGCCAGATGTATTTGGAATGACAGCCTCCCCTGTTGCTACTAAAGGCAAGAATTCTACACACGACAGTCATGTGCTTTTTTGTAACGAAAACAGTCACGTGCTTTTAACCCTGTGTATATTTCATTGATCAATAGTTTCAGAAAATGTGTTTTAGCTTTGTTATTAAAATAAGCATGTCGTGTGACTGTTATTATCTTCCTTTTTGAAGAATGCCCCAACTGCCATGTACTGTCAAAAACtcatgtgatgtatttgagtgcTTTTGCCTTCTTCATAACAAGACAATACATTTCTGGAAGTATGATTCTTTCTCTTGCTTCATAATTCTACATGGAATACCTCTCTGCCTGCCAACTGTAGATTGCATcctatttcaaattttgatgatTGGGCATCATAGTTTGCGCGTTTGACTTAGTTGTCCACTAAAAGGCGAGTTCCTTAGAGGGTTGCTTACCCTGGTTGGGTAAGGTTAGGTCGTGTGAGCCTTTTGTTTTGTAAGTAGTTTTTTCGTAGGTGTTTTTGGGGAGAAAGGCGTTCTAGTCTCTTCCCCGTTTTTATtccttcttaatgaaatgatacacATActcatgtatatttttttaaagaaaaggttGTCCCAATTTAATCTATTCAATGCTTCTACTCATATTACTGGAGAGCACATTCAATCAGTTCATTAAATTGAAACAGTTTCCTGTTGTAGAATAATTTCATTGAAATTATGAATTTCTAATATTGTTCGGATTTGCTGGCTCATAATCTATTACAACCCTCCATTTTTTCAGGTGCTTCCACACTACACGATTGTGAAGCACACATTGCTCAACTAGAACTAACCTTGGATGCCAAGGTTATCTCAAGCTGACAAGCTTTGGATTTATTGAATTTTAAGAAAACAACTTTCCAGTAACAAATAGCCTGTCATATGTTACATGCTATTGCAGATATACATCGTAGAAGATCGAAATGAGCTTGAGAGCTTTTCCCCTCCTGCAACAATTGTGAACAAATACTATGATGCTTACATGGTTGATTTTGATAATCTGAAATCAAAGCTTCAGATATTGTCTGATGAGGTGATTTAACTGAAATACATTTGAGCTTATTattaaaatacatatataatttggaGTACCAAAACCTACAGCTCCCTGTAACTTTCTTTTTGCATgtatatttgtttaaattttgtactgtTGGGCAGTTTGATTCTTTGTTGGTTGGTCTTCAAGAATCGCCATCTAATAAATTTAAAGACACCGATAATATCCTAGAGACTTCAAGAAAGAGCTTGTCCAGATACCATGGGAAAATATTGTACAGCCTAAACGATCTTGGTCCAATTATCACCTCTGAGGTATTGCATTATCCAATCAGTATTATATAATCAGTTCTATGTAAAGAAAACTTTTCTGAAGAGTCACATAACTTTGACATTTCATATCGGCCTTGTTTGTTTACTAGTTATACCTACATAAATTCCAGTCTTATTGAAATGATTTTTAACCtttttgcaaatatataaaatattgcgcaTGCCGAACTGATAAATCAAAAGAATATTTGGTGAATTCTTTTCATAGGAACCATTCACTTTAACTAGTAAAGATTGGCACAAGTTCAAGTACCTAAGAACATAAGCTGCTTTGCATGACCTTGCCTGTGACAGCTATAGTATCTTTGCCATTATTTTTCCGTAACATCACGTGTGCTGCAACTGTTTGTCTTCTGTTATGAAAGAGTGCTTTGTTCTTTTCTGGAAGTGGAAACGGTGTATTGGTACTAAAAAACCTGTTATCCATAAGGACTTCAAGTATAGTGTAAAATGCTTATACTAACTTAAATTGTTTTCTTAACAGGTAGTCAAAATACATATTGAAAGCGTTAAGCCATTATGTGATTCTGAAGACTGCATTTTTTCTAAAGCTAGCTTGTGCTtacatatgtcttattttaaAGAAGCTTTAAGTCTAATAGAGGAAATTCTTCCACAAGGTATAGTGCACCCTTTAGTTGTTATCTTGAATTAACTGCATAAGCAAAAATGATGCAGTATCTTTCTTTTATCTGTATGGATTAGGTAATGACACAATTTGCAAATCCAACTAGGATTGCATTATGTTCTTTCTGTTTAGCTTATGCCCTCCAGTAAAAGATTCCCTGAATCTTATTAGTTTAGTTGTCTGTTTTTTGTACGTTATTCTCAGAATAAGAAGAGAAACACATGCTTCTACACACCCTCCTAATTTGCATGCTCTATAGAAGTGAACTATGAAGTTGATGTAGTTCGCTGGGTGCTGCTAGCTAATTTGTGGAGTTGGCTGCTAGCTGAGAGGGCTATCACCTTTGACGTTAATCTTTGCCCCTTATGATAAGATCTGGTCAGCGGGCTTCTGCCGGTTTGGCAAAAAAGAAGTGAGCTTTGAAGCAGTTTCCAGTAGGTAGTTAGAAGCACTCAACCAAAAAGACAGAGGAGATTGACTCTAACCTCTATAGCCACTTAGATTGCAGTTGGTAGTCTCTGTGCCACAGCTATTGTTTCTCTGTATGTGTTCCTTTTTCTACTTTCGTGCATTGATAGTTGCCTTCTCTAATTCTGCTGATGCAATTGCATGACAGGATATGGTGAACTAATGAAATCAGAATCTGGTTCTGAGGAATTAACTAAAAGGGGATACATTTCTTCAAAAGTGAATACGCTAATCAACATCTTCAAATCGTTTGGGTAATACCCTAGTATTCTACTCAAGATGTTTAGTTTCACCTACTTTTGGTCTTTTGTTGGCCAAAAATAATACAGCCATGTGTTTTCTCTACAGGTCATCAAATGAAGTGCTTTGCCTAATTTTCGTAGACAGAATTATGACAGCTAAAGCCGTCGAAAGGTTTATGAGAGGAATTGTTAACTTCTCTTGTTTTTCAATTTCTTACTtgactggagggagtacatcaaaAGATGCTCTGAGTCCAGCAGTTCAGAGATTTACTTTGGATTTGTTCCGAGCTGGAAAGGTATGAGATGCTATTGTAAATTTGATTCAAACAGTCTTTCAAATGTTACATTAACTTCACATCAATTTCTAGGTGAACTTGCTTTTTACAACAGATGTGACTGAAGAGGGCGTCGATGTACCTAACTGTTCTTGTGTGATACGCTTCGACCTACCCAGAACTGTTTGTAGCTATATCCAATCTCGTGGTCGTGCTAGAAGGAACAACTCGGAATTTATTCTTATGATTGAGAGGTGAATCATCACACGTGAAATTAAGTTACCCTGTGACAGAGATAGTCAATTTTTTCTAACCTAAATTCATTTTCCACATTTTATGTGTATAAGTTAGATCCAAGCTACGCAATTATGTATTTGTGAACAGTCTGAGCTCCTAGGCCCAAAATTGCTTAATCCTACCTATCTCAGTAGAAAAAAAGTATGCCCGTGTTTAATAATTGGCATAAATTTTTATGCCATTTTTTTCGCTTGTTGATCTTTCATATATGGATTTTCAGGGGAAACTTGCAGCAGCAAGAACACATATTTCGTATGATACAGACTGGTTACTATGTTAAAAACTGTGCACTCTATAGACACCCCAATGCTTTATCCTATGACTTGTCTATCCAAGGGATGTACACCTACCAAGTTCAGTCAACTGGAGCAACTATAACCGCAGATTGCTGTGTCAACCTAATTCGTAAATACTGTGAGAAGCTTCCTAAAGATAGGTACACTTAACACTCTAGTATTTATAACTCTCGTTGTTTTATGAGTTGCTTGTGCTTCAGTGAGTATCTCTTCTTCCTTTCCTGCTGATTAACATTGCAACTTATGCATGAATCATTGATGGTATCCTTAAGATTCATTGATATACTGCTTGACACCAGATGCATGGATAGCTGGTTAGATTCAAATCACACATAGACAAAAAAACATCCCTGCTACTTCCCTAGGCATGATTTGCTGTCCTAGTTCCATTTCATTAAAGTGGTACTTCATGGTAACATCCTTCTGCAGGTATTTCATGCCAAAGCCTTCCTTTGAGGTGACCATTGAAGATGGATTATTCAAATGCACATTGACGCTACCTCGAAATGCAGCATTTCAAAGTATAGTTGGCCCTTTAAGCAGTTCAAGTAATTTATCCAAGCAGCTTGTATCCCTAGAGGCCTGCAAGAAATTGCATCAACTGGGAGAACTTAATGATCATCTTGTACCTTTGACTGAAGAACCTATGGATACAGATTTCACTACAGCAGATGAAAAATGCATATCTGGACCAGGTATGAGTGTAATGTTGCAGTTTTGCTTATATTATATTTCTTGGATACACCCATCacttcatatatttttctacgCTGTAGCACTggtatattttataaactatacAATAGTACAATACTATGGTTCTTCAGAACAGATCTGGGTTGCCATACAACACTGAAAATTGTAAAACTAGAACTACCTCGGCTGTCTCTTTACGTTTCCTTTGCAATGTAGCTATTTATAGAGATACTCTACACATATGGTGttttatttttggacatgtttgTTGGAGCAAATACCTCCTGATGCTTGAACTCTGTTGATCTTGCAATTACGTAGTTACTCTCCCTTCATTTTGTTACTTTATCATTTGCTTGAGAGGTTCCCGCATACTGTAGTATGgcaattgaaagttttaaacaGCAACCCTAATCTTCCCATATATTGAAATTTTCCAACAGATATGAGTGTTTCTCCTATTGTACATGATCACTAATTTTCCATTCTCTTTCCTATTTTTGCAGGAACAACTAAAAGGAAGGAGCTTCATGGTACTACATGTGTTCTTGCTTTATCAGGAACTTGGATTCATGACAGTGAAAATATTACACTGAATACTTACAGAATTGATTTTCTTTGTGACCAAGAGGGTGAAAACTATGCTGGGTTTGTTCTCTTAATGGAACCAGAActtgatgatgatgtggcactcTCAAAAATGGATCTGTTCCTGATCCCTAATAAAATGGTCTACACCACTGTAACTCCTCGCGGAAAAgttcaactaaacaaaaagCAGGTAGTTCAAGAATTAGTGGCTTATTGACATTCTCGTTGCTAAAATTCCATATAGTTTTTATATCTGTGACTCAtctttcttgtttcttcagttaGGTAAAGGGAAATTGTTCCAAGAATTCTTTTTCAATGGAATCTTTGGTAGATTATTTCATGGTTCTCGAAAAAGTGGAGCACAAAGggattttattttcaaaaagggtCATGAAATACAGTGGAACACGGAAAGCATGTACTTGCTTTTACCTTTGAGGGATTCTTCATATATCCAGGATGACCTAAGCATACACTGGGAAGCAATTGAATCTTGTGCTGGTGCAGTTGAGGAGTTGTGGAGTTCGTATCAAGGAGATGAAAATGTCATTCCTGTAAATTGTATtccagaaaaaagaagagggggCCAAGAAGAAATTATTCATCTGGCCAATAAGTCTCTTCATTGTTCCAGCATCAAAGATTCAGTCGTGCTATCACTGCATACAGGAAGGATATACACTGTTCTTGATTTGATCTTAGACACAACTGCAGAGGACTCGTTTGATGAGATGTGTAAGGGGAAAGCCTCACCTTTTACTTCATTTGTGGACTATTACCATCAAAAGTACTTcctcttttttatatatatatttatttctagTACTGCTCTGCTCTTGTATGTGTCCTGATGAACTTTCTTTCTTCACTTCATTGTAGGTATGGTATTATTATTCAACATCCAGAACAACCACTATTGCTGTTAAAGCAAAGCCACAATGCACACAATCTTCTCTTTTCAAAATTGAAGTATCTAGGTACTGGATACACACCCTACTCTAGTAACCTTTACCTCTGTTAATGGAAAGTTTTAGCTGAGTGTGGGCTCACTGCACCTGATATCCATGCCTTGCAAATTTCATTGGGATAAGAGCACAAATTGTGTCTTTTATCTTTAGTTTTGGTTAA
The sequence above is drawn from the Oryza glaberrima chromosome 10, OglaRS2, whole genome shotgun sequence genome and encodes:
- the LOC127786353 gene encoding LOW QUALITY PROTEIN: endoribonuclease Dicer homolog 3b-like (The sequence of the model RefSeq protein was modified relative to this genomic sequence to represent the inferred CDS: substituted 1 base at 1 genomic stop codon); protein product: MTGPHVGLSPHISATAAAALHRANQLSSASSHRRLTHFAFSHSPPPRRRFIPTSSCASPPPNPPNPAAAAMADDEAAVLPPPPPLSPPCRPHRQLRPRGYQVEVFEAALRGNTIAVLDTGSGKTMVAVMLAREHARRVRAGGAPRRIVVFLAPTVHLVHQQFEVIREYTDLDVMMCSGASRVGEWGADHWKEEVGRNEIVVMTPQILLDALRHAFLTMSAVSLLIFDECHRACGSHPYARIMKWRPDVFGMTASPVATKGASTLHDCEAHIAQLELTLDAKIYIVEDRNELESFSPPATIVNKYYDAYMVDFDNLKSKLQILSDEFDSLLVGLQESPSNKFKDTDNILETSRKSLSRYHGKILYSLNDLGPIITSEVVKIHIESVKPLCDSEDCIFSKASLCLHMSYFKEALSLIEEILPQGYGELMKSESGSEELTKRGYISSKVNTLINIFKSFGSSNEVLCLIFVDRIMTAKAVERFMRGIVNFSCFSISYLTGGSTSKDALSPAVQRFTLDLFRAGKVNLLFTTDVTEEGVDVPNCSCVIRFDLPRTVCSYIQSRGRARRNNSEFILMIERGNLQQQEHIFRMIQTGYYVKNCALYRHPNALSYDLSIQGMYTYQVQSTGATITADCCVNLIRKYCEKLPKDRYFMPKPSFEVTIEDGLFKCTLTLPRNAAFQSIVGPLSSSSNLSKQLVSLEACKKLHQLGELNDHLVPLTEEPMDTDFTTADEKCISGPGTTKRKELHGTTCVLALSGTWIHDSENITLNTYRIDFLCDQEGENYAGFVLLMEPELDDDVALSKMDLFLIPNKMVYTTVTPRGKVQLNKKQLGKGKLFQEFFFNGIFGRLFHGSRKSGAQRDFIFKKGHEIQWNTESMYLLLPLRDSSYIQDDLSIHWEAIESCAGAVEELWSSYQGDENVIPVNCIPEKRRGGQEEIIHLANKSLHCSSIKDSVVLSLHTGRIYTVLDLILDTTAEDSFDEMCKGKASPFTSFVDYYHQKYGIIIQHPEQPLLLLKQSHNAHNLLFSKLKYLDGSTGKPLLMEKEQIHARVPPELLIHLDVTTDILKSFYLLPSVIHRLQSLMLASQLRREIGYNQHIPVTLVCSLSTFLFAKDDYAFINNLVYFSCXILEAITTLRCCETFSLERLELLGDSVLKYVVGCDLFLRYPMKHEGQLSDMRSKAVCNATLHKHGIWRSLQGYVRDNAFDPRRWVAPGQISLRPFPCNCGIETAFVPSHRRYIRDDPSFVVGKPCDRGHRWMCSKTISDCVEALVGAYYVGGGIAAALWVMRWFGIDIKCDMKLLQEVKFNASHLCSLSKINDIEELEAKLKYNFSVKGLLLEAITHPSLQELGVDYCYQRLEFLGDSVLDLLLTRHLYATHTDVDPGELTDLRSALVSNENFAQAVVRNNIHSHLQHGSGILLEQITEYVRSNLECQGKESEFLQHTTCKVPKVLGDIMESIAGAVFIDTDFNVDMVWEIFEPLLSPLITPDKLALPPYRELLELCSHIGCFLNSKCTSKGEEVIIEMSLQLRDELLVAQGHDRNKKRAKAKAASRILADLKQQQGLSIKQCLSKAKQLDIVTSDLQFDLTSSGTQLSYSDLNDYHILEGLSSVKKEVVLPLKMEKGGPRSALFKLCKILQWPMPEFEFVEQRFRTPIVMDGATTTNFNSFVSTITLHIPDATTITFQGERRTDKKSAQDSASLMMLHKLQELKICICKT
- the LOC127786354 gene encoding uncharacterized protein LOC127786354; this translates as MSRPHLPKDDHAFANGFLFDGVARRPGEIEEAAAFAAAADVAITIAAEQSGSPSSSTAPPMSSCGQYMLHRVGKLDTLAGIAIKYGVEVADIKRLNGLSTDLQMFAHKTLRIPLPGRHPPSSYQQNGSYEGDDRECTPPRRLHDDILDSVLRTPKHKASPAMSLLQGYYGLTPPPKKDTTHEGTEMAVYRKGKSVFLDDDPWFGEPPDSDPFPFQHRKTRSLAIGSSLLNGETEENGDSEKLIRRRQKADGELLPREENGSSAVLARAGKGLALRPKSGSRQDLNKSQQNLIALAEPSFGDGLHAVRKSSSTPEFQEPESNSSSTSSSIWSTSKWTLKPDAFTLPLPLPLFDNIPKPIAAWRNKAARD